The region TCTGAAGGCCCTCCTCCTATGCTCGGCCACGGTGTTCGGCACAGCCCGGCCTATGTGGGTGTCGCTGAAGACCCCTATCCTAACCATCCCCCATTCACATCTCCCATCCTGCCATTAGAAGCCCATGAGAAAGCGCCCAAACCGGATGAGGAAGCTCCACAGAAAACCCTTAGGGGGAACCCTGTTTAACCTTATCGGCCTTTATAAATTTGGGCTTTTTTCCCTACGATCCCTCAAGATGTTAATGTTTAAATGTTACAATCTTGATTGTTACAATCATGAATCTACAATTCTGTGAGACCCTTAAAAGCACCTTTTCATCCTCCCTCAGACCAAGGGCCTCAACCACAACCTTAGGCTGATAGACCGCTTATTTCTTCCCGATACGAGCCTCAACCGTCAGACTCATAATTATTTATCAGGATTTTACTTTAAAAATCAGACTTAAAGTTTATTCTGAACATTTCTTTAGGTTTCCAGCTTCTCTATGAGCTATTCACTAGAGAGGTTAGACTGAAATGAGATGAAGAATAAATATGAATCAGATCTTTTTATCATAATACATGTTAAAAGATTAATATATCGATTCAATAAGAATGCGGCATCGTGGAGAATGATCTGGAGCTCGATAGTATAACATTCCGCCTCAGTCAAGGCGCCACCGCCTCCCCATCCTCCTTATGAAGCTCTCCGCCTTCTCCAGCTCCAGCTCTTTGCTGAATAGGCCCCTGACCTGTTCTAAGGGGTTTGCCGAGGGCCTTATGATAATCCCATTATCCGTCGGTATCGTTATGACCTCCACCCCCTTCTTGAGGTTAAACCTCTCCCCGAGCTCCTTGGGGATGGTTATCTGCCCCTTACTGGTCAAGGTGGACTTGTAATACAATAATTCTTACCTTCTCACATTATGAATTACAAAAGATAAAAAACGTTCCGGCCTAGACTCCCTGGTCACAGTTGCCCTATGCCTGTTGGGATCTCTCGATATGAGTGATAATCATATAGCAAAAGCCCTTAGGATGTCGAGGCCTCAAAAAACGTGTACTCTCTATTGCTAGCTCCCTCGTTATCAAAACTAGAAAAATTTCTTGACACCCATGCCTCCTTTATGTCTGTAAGTCCGCTAACAATTTAGAAGATAAGGGGTATGCGTGAAACTGTTGCAAAAACTTCTGTGATTTCTCTCATTTTATTTTTTACTTTTAAGTGTATATGATTTAATGTGATCATAGAGATTTTGAATCAGGGGGTTAATGTGTTTTTCACAGTTAAGTCATAGTTGCAGATTAATTTCGGCGGGAGTAGCGAATTCTATTTCTAACAGGTCTTTTAGATCTCCGCAACGCTTTAAAAGGTCATCATCCAAGAATATACGGACATAAAATAGACTACTGAGAAGTGGATGATGGAATTCCATTTTATAATTGTTGCTCGATAAGTTAGAATCAGAAGATTCGGGCCTGCCTCTTGGCTGGGGATGTAGAAATCTTGCTGATGAGTGTCTCAATAGAGAATAGAGGATAAAATAACTAAGGAAGTTCTTTTATTCTCTATTACCCCAGTTTAAGCGAGGCCAAGATTAAGGAGGATTGGGCTGGGCTGCCAGGGTCATCGTGGGCGAATTTTAATTTTCTATTGTTTGTTTAGTTCTTCCATGGCTATTAGATGGATTATTCTCTCACCATTCTCTCCCAACATGATAAGTGTAGCGAAATTGATTTCCGCAGAATCTCTAGTGGATGTGTTTATCTTTATATTTAGTTCCTTAAGTTTTCGAATAATCCGTCTAACTTTCATTTTTATCCCATGCCTCCTGATCTGGTATCCCCACGCTTTATAGCTCATGTGTAGAATTAAATATTACCATAGCCACCGCTCGATCAAATCTTTCTCCTTAAACTCTAACTCTTCAGCTGGAGGCCCAGCCATGGCCTGGATTAGCCTTTCCACTATAACACTATTATCAGGGTGCGAGACAAGCGCGAATATAGAGTTTGTGGGGGGTTCATATGTTCCTTATAGGCATTTGTGGCTCGGGATATATTCGGATATATTCAATAAATCTATAAGCTATCTCCCCGTAGCTCTTTGAGTATTTGGCTTGCCTTTACCGCGTTGTCGCTGAATCTGTTGAGGAGTTTGGTGTCGTAGGTTATAAGCTTGGAGCTTACGGCTCTGGCTAGGGCTATGTATAGGGCGTCATACACCGTTATGTCCTTGTCGAAGGCTATCTCCACCGCTTCTTGTAGCAGATCGAGGTCGCTAATGGTTTTTAATTGTAGGTCCTTAAGGGCGTTTAAAGCCCTGACTACATCAATGGAGGTGAGGCCATGGATGTATCTCAGGGCGTTGGAGAACTCCGTGTAGAGTAGTGAGGGTATGTGGATCTCCAGCCTTCCCTCGAGGAATAGGTCTCTAAGTTCTCGCATCTCAGGGTGCTCATCTTCTTTGATGAACCATTTGACGGCTGCGCTGGCGTCTAGGACTAGGCTTTGGGGCATCTTCTATCCCTGAACTCCCTTATAATCTCGGCTGTAGGCCTCTCGGGCTTGGCCTTGGATGAGATCTCCTCCATAACCTCCAGAGCCCTCTTGACCTCCTCCTCACGGGCCTTCTCCTCGATGGTTCTCCTAACAATCTCGCTCCAGTTGATGTGAGCGAGTCTATCCATACGCTCCTTGAGAACCCTTGGAATCCTGACTGTTATCTTGACAGACATATTGATGCTGGACAAAATATGTACAGACAAATATATAAGGCTTAAATGACGGCCTTCACAAGCTT is a window of Candidatus Bathyarchaeota archaeon DNA encoding:
- a CDS encoding AbrB/MazE/SpoVT family DNA-binding domain-containing protein, coding for MTSKGQITIPKELGERFNLKKGVEVITIPTDNGIIIRPSANPLEQVRGLFSKELELEKAESFIRRMGRRWRLD
- a CDS encoding type II toxin-antitoxin system VapC family toxin; translation: MPQSLVLDASAAVKWFIKEDEHPEMRELRDLFLEGRLEIHIPSLLYTEFSNALRYIHGLTSIDVVRALNALKDLQLKTISDLDLLQEAVEIAFDKDITVYDALYIALARAVSSKLITYDTKLLNRFSDNAVKASQILKELRGDSL
- a CDS encoding CopG family transcriptional regulator, which translates into the protein MSVKITVRIPRVLKERMDRLAHINWSEIVRRTIEEKAREEEVKRALEVMEEISSKAKPERPTAEIIREFRDRRCPKA